The following proteins are co-located in the Acinetobacter sp. NCu2D-2 genome:
- the purM gene encoding phosphoribosylformylglycinamidine cyclo-ligase: protein MSNSTSTPNTGLSYKDAGVDIEAGDALVDRIKSVAKRTKRPEVMGGLGGFGALCKIPKGYEEPVLVSGTDGVGTKLRLALNLNRHDTIGQDLVAMCVNDLLVCGAEPLFFLDYYATGHLNVDVAANVVTGIGAGCELAGCALVGGETAEMPGMYEGEDYDLAGFCVGVVEQSKIIDGSKVKAGDVLVGVVSSGAHSNGYSLLRKILDVKNVDLNQIIDGRPLADVAMEPTRIYVKPILELLKHVDVHAMAHITGGGLPGNLPRVLPNGAQAVINESSWEWPELFKLLQKEGGVEQFEMYRTFNCGVGMVLAVDAQDADKTVELLNSLGEKAWTMGHIVDNAESVEGADEKIRVIFA, encoded by the coding sequence ATGAGCAACTCAACTTCTACCCCAAACACTGGTTTAAGCTACAAAGATGCAGGTGTCGACATTGAAGCGGGCGACGCGTTAGTCGATCGAATCAAATCTGTCGCTAAGCGCACAAAACGTCCTGAAGTAATGGGCGGTCTTGGTGGCTTTGGCGCACTTTGTAAAATTCCTAAAGGTTATGAAGAACCTGTTCTCGTATCTGGCACGGATGGTGTAGGTACAAAATTACGTTTAGCACTCAATTTGAACCGTCATGACACAATTGGTCAAGACTTGGTGGCAATGTGTGTAAACGATCTTTTGGTATGTGGTGCTGAACCATTATTCTTCCTTGACTACTATGCAACTGGTCACTTAAATGTAGATGTTGCAGCAAATGTAGTAACAGGTATCGGTGCTGGTTGTGAACTTGCAGGCTGTGCGCTTGTGGGTGGTGAAACTGCTGAAATGCCAGGCATGTATGAAGGCGAAGACTATGATCTTGCAGGCTTCTGTGTTGGCGTGGTTGAGCAAAGCAAAATTATTGATGGCTCTAAAGTTAAAGCGGGTGACGTTTTAGTAGGTGTTGTATCTTCAGGTGCACATTCAAATGGTTACTCTCTTCTTCGTAAAATTCTTGATGTCAAAAATGTTGATTTAAATCAAATCATCGATGGTCGTCCACTTGCAGATGTTGCAATGGAACCAACACGTATTTACGTTAAACCGATCCTTGAATTGCTAAAACATGTTGATGTGCATGCAATGGCACACATCACTGGTGGTGGTTTACCAGGTAACTTACCTCGTGTCCTTCCAAATGGTGCTCAAGCTGTGATTAATGAATCATCTTGGGAATGGCCTGAATTGTTCAAATTGCTTCAAAAAGAAGGTGGTGTTGAACAATTTGAAATGTACCGTACATTTAACTGTGGCGTAGGTATGGTTTTAGCCGTAGATGCACAAGATGCTGACAAAACTGTTGAATTGCTGAACAGCTTAGGCGAAAAAGCATGGACCATGGGTCACATTGTTGATAACGCTGAATCTGTTGAAGGTGCTGACGAAAAAATCCGTGTGATTTTCGCATAA
- the cxpE gene encoding chloramphenicol efflux transporter CxpE, whose translation MVDRTLRRIFILASIALILWVLYLLKPVLVPFVGAFLIAYLFSPLVDRLAKIGMPRWLSISVVFVGIGVVLTFALWYLLPLVWKQLMYAKSHIPEGIHWINYNFLPWASSTFNLVPMELDTDQITAAVMEYVQTNYSADSIQAMVLKLAQSGLSFLQIGGVIVLIPIIAFYFLLDWDRMLESLRRLIPRQYEPETMKIVGECHSVLGAFVKGQFLVMILLGIVYAVGLQLIGVEVGLIIGMIAGLASIIPYLGFAVGIIAAMIATLFQFGIDWMQIALVVVVFMVGQAVEGYILQPFLLGDKIGLSPVAVVFAVLAGAQLGGFLGMLIALPVAAVIVVLLKHLREYYEHSQLYDSQVTLVHADGNGSINIETSEVDVDIEVKPNAAKTLQANEKSSKIGKTIDNDE comes from the coding sequence ATGGTAGATCGTACCCTACGTCGCATTTTTATCCTCGCAAGTATCGCGCTGATACTTTGGGTTTTATATCTTCTTAAACCAGTTTTAGTTCCTTTTGTTGGCGCATTTTTGATCGCATATTTGTTCAGTCCTTTGGTCGATCGTCTGGCTAAAATTGGCATGCCACGTTGGCTTTCAATTAGTGTGGTGTTTGTCGGTATTGGTGTCGTTTTGACCTTCGCACTTTGGTATCTATTACCTTTGGTGTGGAAGCAGCTGATGTATGCAAAATCACATATTCCTGAAGGTATTCATTGGATTAATTATAATTTCCTGCCGTGGGCGTCCTCTACATTTAATCTAGTGCCAATGGAATTGGATACCGATCAGATTACTGCAGCTGTCATGGAATATGTACAAACCAATTACAGCGCTGACAGTATTCAAGCGATGGTCTTGAAGCTTGCACAATCTGGTTTGAGCTTCTTACAGATCGGTGGTGTGATCGTTTTAATTCCAATTATTGCGTTCTATTTCTTGCTTGATTGGGATCGCATGCTAGAGAGTTTACGTCGTCTTATTCCGCGCCAATATGAACCTGAAACCATGAAAATTGTTGGTGAATGTCACTCTGTATTGGGGGCATTTGTAAAAGGACAATTCTTGGTGATGATTCTTCTGGGTATTGTCTATGCTGTAGGGTTGCAATTGATCGGCGTGGAAGTTGGACTGATCATTGGGATGATTGCAGGTCTTGCGAGTATTATTCCTTATTTGGGTTTTGCAGTCGGAATTATTGCGGCTATGATTGCGACCTTATTCCAATTTGGCATAGATTGGATGCAAATCGCTTTAGTGGTTGTGGTGTTTATGGTCGGACAAGCTGTTGAAGGCTATATTCTTCAGCCTTTCTTACTTGGAGATAAAATTGGTTTGTCACCTGTAGCTGTTGTATTTGCGGTGCTTGCAGGTGCACAGCTAGGCGGTTTCCTTGGCATGTTGATTGCTTTGCCAGTTGCAGCGGTCATTGTTGTATTACTTAAACATTTGCGTGAATATTATGAGCATAGTCAACTTTATGATTCACAAGTTACGCTTGTTCACGCAGATGGAAATGGCTCAATCAATATTGAAACCTCTGAAGTGGATGTTGATATTGAAGTTAAACCGAACGCTGCGAAAACGCTGCAAGCCAATGAAAAATCGAGTAAGATTGGAAAAACCATAGATAATGATGAATAA
- the hda gene encoding DnaA regulatory inactivator Hda, giving the protein MRQLQLDIEPQLDARISDFSGPGWGHVIDAIRQLHAGLISRFYVYGGAGTGKSHLLSAICDSYLEIGKSAIQVSLLELLDAPTEAITSLDQYDLVALDDIEAISGVPHWQKAVFHLINYNNEGGGQLVFSSRLAPIELKLELPDLQSRLTQAVSTRVPNGSLYADRFALVSSVLDRRGIHLDQQIFDYLLNNGPHQTSVLLQTLEQIIQLFKGEKLKVSHANLRQIYALIDEYR; this is encoded by the coding sequence ATGCGTCAATTACAGTTAGACATTGAACCTCAACTTGATGCCCGAATTAGTGATTTTTCGGGTCCAGGGTGGGGGCACGTCATTGACGCAATACGCCAACTTCATGCGGGATTAATTAGCCGGTTTTATGTTTATGGAGGAGCAGGTACAGGAAAAAGTCATTTGCTGTCGGCGATTTGTGACTCCTATTTGGAAATCGGTAAATCCGCGATTCAAGTCTCGCTACTCGAACTATTGGATGCTCCGACTGAAGCGATTACTTCACTCGATCAATATGACTTAGTGGCTTTAGATGATATCGAAGCCATTAGTGGTGTTCCACATTGGCAAAAGGCTGTTTTTCACCTGATTAATTATAATAATGAAGGTGGTGGTCAATTGGTCTTTTCATCTCGACTAGCGCCGATTGAACTCAAATTAGAACTTCCCGATTTACAATCTCGCTTAACTCAAGCGGTAAGTACACGTGTACCGAATGGTAGTTTATATGCCGATCGATTTGCATTAGTGTCCTCTGTACTTGACCGCCGGGGTATTCATTTAGACCAACAGATTTTTGATTATTTATTGAATAATGGACCACATCAAACTTCGGTGCTTTTACAAACATTAGAACAAATTATTCAATTATTTAAAGGCGAAAAGCTCAAAGTGAGCCATGCCAATTTAAGACAAATTTATGCACTGATTGACGAATATCGGTAA
- the purN gene encoding phosphoribosylglycinamide formyltransferase has protein sequence MIKIAVLVSGNGSNLQALIDANLSGQIVGVISNKPEAYALERAKKANIATAVIEHKQYPNREAFDDVMHQQLLDWEVDLVILAGFMRILSEKFVKAWEGKMINIHPSLLPNYKGMHTHQRVLNTGDRLHGCTVHYVTAELDAGQALAQGVLQVGIHDDAVSLASRVHVLEHLIYPQVAEWICNGTVIYTDQGVLFKEQPLLEPIQFCKF, from the coding sequence ATGATAAAAATTGCTGTACTGGTTTCAGGTAATGGCTCAAACCTGCAAGCCTTGATTGATGCAAATCTTTCAGGGCAAATTGTTGGGGTGATTTCCAATAAACCTGAAGCCTATGCTTTAGAACGAGCAAAAAAAGCCAATATTGCGACTGCTGTCATTGAGCATAAGCAATACCCTAATCGTGAAGCTTTCGATGATGTGATGCATCAACAGCTTTTGGATTGGGAGGTAGATCTTGTAATTTTAGCTGGCTTTATGCGTATTTTAAGTGAAAAATTCGTGAAAGCATGGGAAGGGAAAATGATTAATATCCACCCTTCTCTATTGCCAAATTACAAAGGAATGCACACTCATCAGCGTGTGTTAAATACAGGCGATCGCTTACATGGCTGTACTGTGCATTATGTCACTGCTGAACTTGATGCAGGTCAAGCACTGGCACAAGGGGTTTTACAAGTCGGCATTCATGATGATGCTGTGAGTTTAGCTTCACGTGTCCATGTACTTGAACATCTCATTTACCCACAGGTCGCTGAATGGATCTGTAATGGCACTGTCATCTATACCGATCAAGGTGTGCTCTTTAAAGAGCAACCATTGCTTGAGCCAATTCAGTTTTGTAAGTTCTAA